In Pseudophryne corroboree isolate aPseCor3 chromosome 7, aPseCor3.hap2, whole genome shotgun sequence, a single window of DNA contains:
- the LOC134945671 gene encoding E3 ubiquitin-protein ligase TRIM39-like: MASADLRQELDCSICLSIYTDPVTLRCGHNFCRVCIDRVLDTQEGAGVYSCPDCRAECQERPALQRNITLCNIVGSFLSTRPDQEETGIFCTYCVDSPVPAAKSCLLCEASLCDKHLRVHSKSPEHVLCDPTTALGNRKCSVHKEIYKYYCTEDAACICVSCCMIGEHRGHQMESLDEASEKKKVKLRKVLQRLTTKRAGTVKRVQSLQERRREDQGKAAGVIETVTALFRDIRRQLEDLEKRVLSEISRQEQRISLSVSDLIQQLEIKKDELSGKIRHIEELCNMSDPVTVLQEPDTGDLCDTEDTERHDTQVHGAGDLDVGLISETLHTLSDIITGINTGIYVQEATALLLDVTTAGDYIQISGDRKTASRSQINQNHPVTPERFQCYQVISSRGFSSGRHYWEVDVSKSVWWMVGMCYPSIDRRGGYQSLIGCNNKSWCVCRWNYNQYSVIHDNTVIRLPDNTPCDRVRVYLDYEAGQLSFYSLCDPIRHLHTYTAALTEPLHAALMVEDGCITICGGVRSWEKLP; the protein is encoded by the coding sequence atggcgtctgctgatctgagacaggagctggactgttccatctgcctgagcatttatacagatcctgtaaccctgagatgtggccacaacttctgccgggtctgtattgatcgtgtgctggatacacaggagggggCTGGAGTTTATTcctgtcctgactgcagagcagagtgtcaggagcgtcctgcactgcagaggaacataacgctgtgtaacatagtggggagtttcctgtctactcggccagatcaggaggagactgggatcttctgcacttactgtgtggactctcctgtacctgctgctaaatcctgtctgctgtgtgaggcttctctgtgtgataaacacctgagagtacacagcaagtcaCCTGAGCACGTCTTATGTGACCCCACcactgccctggggaacaggaaatgctccgtCCATAAGGAGATCTACAAGTATTACTGCACTGAGGACGCTGCCTGTATCTGTGTGTCCTGCTGTATGATCGGGGAACACAGAGGACATCAGATGGAATCACTGGATGAGGCCTCTGAGAAGAAGAAGGTGAAACTGAGGAAAGTTCTGCAGAGACTGACCACAAAGAGAGCGGGGACTGTCAAAAGAGTGCAGAGTCTGCAGGAGCGCAGAAGAGAAGATCAGGGAAAAGCAGCTGGGGTAATAGAGACAGTCACTGccctgtttagagacatcaggagacagctggaagacctggagaagagagtcctgagtgagatctccaggcaggaacagcgcatttcactctcagtctctgatctgatccagcagctggaaataaagaaggacgagctgtccgggaagatacgtcacattgaggagctgtgtaacatgtctgatccagtgactgtcttacaggaaccagacacaggggacttgtgtgacactgaggacacagagagacatGATACCCAGGTCCATGGTGcaggagatctggatgtgggtctcatctcagagacattacacacattatctgatataataacaggtataaatacagggatctatgtgcaggaggctacagccctattactggatgtaaccacagctggtgattATATACAGATATCAGGTGACAGGAAAACTGCATCCAGGTCACAGATAAACCAGAATCACCCAGTAACACCAGAGAGATTTCAGTGTTATCAGGTAATAAGCAGCAGGGGAttctcctcagggcgacattactgggaggtggatgtcagTAAGTCAGTGTGGTGGATGGTGGGGATGTGTTACCCCAGTATAGACAGGAGAGGAGGATATCAGTCACTCATTGGATGTAATAACAAGTCCTGGTGTGTGTGTAGGTGGAATTATAATCAGTACTCAGTGATACATGACAATACAGTGATCCGGTTACCTGACAATACCCCCTGTGACAGAGTGAGGGTATATCTGGATTATGAGGCAGGACAGCTGTCCTTTTATTCTctgtgtgaccccatcagacacttacacacctacactgccgccctcactgagcccctccatgctgCATTAATGGTAGAGGATGGATGTATAACAAtatgtgggggagtcaggagctggGAGAAATTACCATAG
- the LOC134945672 gene encoding E3 ubiquitin-protein ligase TRIM39-like: MASADLRQELDCSICLSIYTDPVTLRCGHNYCRVCIDRVLDTQEGAGVYTCPDCRAECQERPALQRNITLCNIVGSFLSTRPDQEETGIFCTYCVDSPVPAAKSCLLCEASLCDKHLRVHSKSPEHVLCDPTTALGNRKCSVHKEIYKYYCPEDAACICVSCCLIGEHRGHKMESLDEASEKKKEKLRNVLQRLTTKRAGTEKRVQSLQERRREDQGKAAGVIETVSALFRDIRRQLEVLEKRVLSEISRQEQRVSLSVSDLIQQLEIKKEELSGKMRHIEELCNMSDPVTVLQEPDTGDLCDTEDTERHDNQVRGAGDLDVGLISGTLHTLSDIITGINKGIYVQEATDLLLDVTTAGDDIQISGDRKTASRSPNQSHPVTPERFQYNQVISSRRFSSGRHYWEVDVSKSVWWMVGMCYPSIDRRGDQSYIGDNNKSWCVCRWNYNQYYVSHDSTMIRLPDNTPCDRVRVYLDYEAGQLSFYSLCDPIRHLHTYTAALTEPLHAALCVGVGCITICGGVRSWEKLP, encoded by the coding sequence atggcgtctgctgatctgagacaggagctggattgttccatctgcctgagcatttatacagatcctgtcaccctgagatgtggccacaactactgccgggtctgtattgatcgtgtgctggatacacaggagggggctggagtttatacctgtcctgactgcagagcagagtgtcaggagcgtcctgcactgcagaggaacataacgctgtgtaacatagtggggagtttcctatctactcggccagatcaggaggagactgggatcttctgcacttactgtgtggactctcctgtacctgctgctaaatcctgtctgctgtgtgaggcttctctgtgtgataaacacctgagagtacacagcaagtcaccagagcacgtcttatgtgatcccaccactgccctggggaacaggaaatgctccgtCCATAAGGAGATCTACAAGTATTACTGCCCAGAGGACGCTGCCTGTATCTGTGTGTCCTGCTGTCTGATCGGGGAGCACAGAGGACATAAGATGGAGTCACTGGATGAGGCCTCTGAGAAGAAGAAAGAGAAGCTGAGGAATGTTCTGCAGAGACTGACCACAAAGAGAGCGGGGACTGAGAAAAGAGTGCAGAGTCTGCAGGAGCGCAGAAGAGAAGATCAGGGAAAAGCAGCTGGGGTAATAGAGACAGTCAGTGccctgtttagagacatcaggagacagctggaagtcctggagaagagagtcctgagtgagatctccaggcaggaacagcgcgtttctctctcagtctctgatctgatccagcagctggaaataaagaaggaggagctgtccgggaagatgcgtcacattgaggagctgtgtaacatgtctgatccagtgactgtcttacaggaaccagacacaggggacttgtgtgacactgaggacacagagagacatgataaccaggtccgtggtgcaggagatctggatgtgggtctcatctcagggacattacacacattatctgatataataacaggtataaataaagggatctatgtgcaggaggctacagacctattactggatgtaaccacagctggtgatgATATACAGATATCAGGTGACAGGAAAACTGCATCCAGGTCACCAAACCAGAGTCACCCAGTAACACCAGAGAGATTTCAGTATAATCAGGTAATAAGCAGCAGGAGAttctcctcagggcgacattactgggaggtggatgtcagTAAGTCAGTGTGGTGGATGGTGGGGATGTGTTACCCCAGTATAGACAGGAGAGGAGATCAGTCATACATTGGAGATAATAACAAGTCCTGGTGTGTGTGTAGGTGGAATTATAATCAGTACTATGTGTCACATGACAGTACAATGATCCGGTTACCTGACAATACCCCCTGTGACAGAGTGAGGGTATATCTGGATTATGAGGCAGGACAGCTGTCCTTTTATTCTctgtgtgaccccatcagacacttacacacctacactgccgccctcactgagcccctccatgctgCATTATGTGTAGGGGTCGGGTGTATAACTAtatgtgggggagtcaggagctggGAGAAATTACCATAA